In one window of Macadamia integrifolia cultivar HAES 741 chromosome 2, SCU_Mint_v3, whole genome shotgun sequence DNA:
- the LOC122058350 gene encoding beta-1,3-galactosyltransferase 7-like, translating into MEDAQHNDFLRLEHVEGYHELSAKTKIFFSTAISIWDAEFYVKVDDDVHVNLGTLAATLARHRSKPRVYMGCMKSGPVLSQKNVKYHEPEYWKFGEEGNKYFRHATGQIYAISKDLARYISINQVILHKYANEDVSLGAWFIGLEVEHIDERNLCCGTPPDCEWKAQAGNVCIASFDWSCSGICKSVEKIKDVHARCGEGDGAVWSALF; encoded by the exons ATGGAAGATGCACAGCATAATGACTTTCTGAGGCTG GAACACGTGGAAGGGTATCATGAACTTTctgcaaaaacaaaaatcttCTTTTCCACTGCTATTTCAATATGGGATGCTGAATTCTATGTCAAGGTGGATGATGATGTTCATGTCAATTTGG GTACACTAGCTGCGACTCTTGCCCGTCACCGTTCTAAACCCAGAGTCTACATGGGCTGTATGAAATCAGGACCTGTTCTTTCTCAAAA GAATGTCAAGTACCATGAGCCAGAGTACTGGAAATTTGGGGAGGAGGGAAACAAATATTTCCGGCATGCAACTGGACAGATATATGCGATCTCGAAGGATCTGGCCAGATATATCTCAATCAATCA GGTCATACTGCACAAGTATGCTAATGAAGATGTGTCTCTTGGTGCCTGGTTTATCGGTCTCGAAGTTGAGCACATCGATGAACGCAATCTGTGTTGTGGGACTCCACCAG ATTGTGAGTGGAAGGCACAGGCAGGCAATgtatgcattgcatcatttgatTGGAGCTGCAGTGGAATTTGCAAATCAGTGGAGAAGATCAAAGATGTTCATGCAAGATGTGGTGAAGGAGATGGAGCTGTTTGGAGTGCTCTATTCTAA